One genomic segment of Chrysiogenia bacterium includes these proteins:
- the mazG gene encoding nucleoside triphosphate pyrophosphohydrolase has translation MANEQSGRKPLVSEGVPPDPGELQRAVSRLVETVARLRAPGGCPWDREQTMASIKPYTLEETHEVLEAIDSGVDADIVEELGDLLLQVVLHSQIAADEGRFDLIPVVDGISEKLIRRHPHVFADVKAETAGQVVENWEQIKKREKQRESLLSGVPNSMPALSRASRISEKAARVGYDWPVREMLFDKLNEELGELAQELFPDGKIPKVASGVDAAPVPDAPIDDPERL, from the coding sequence ATGGCGAATGAGCAGAGCGGCCGAAAGCCCCTTGTGAGCGAGGGGGTTCCTCCCGACCCGGGGGAGCTCCAGCGCGCGGTGTCCCGGTTGGTAGAGACCGTGGCCCGGCTGCGGGCCCCGGGGGGCTGTCCTTGGGACCGCGAGCAGACCATGGCCTCCATCAAGCCCTATACCCTTGAAGAAACCCACGAGGTGCTCGAGGCCATCGATTCGGGGGTAGACGCCGACATCGTGGAGGAACTCGGCGACCTGCTGCTTCAGGTGGTTCTCCATTCCCAGATCGCGGCCGATGAGGGCCGCTTCGACCTGATCCCGGTAGTGGACGGAATTTCCGAGAAACTGATTCGCCGCCATCCGCACGTCTTTGCCGATGTGAAGGCCGAGACCGCCGGCCAGGTCGTCGAGAACTGGGAGCAGATCAAGAAGCGCGAAAAACAGCGCGAGTCCCTGCTCTCGGGCGTTCCCAACAGCATGCCCGCGCTCAGCCGCGCCAGCCGAATCTCCGAGAAGGCGGCCCGCGTGGGCTACGACTGGCCGGTGCGCGAAATGCTCTTCGACAAGCTCAATGAAGAACTTGGCGAGCTCGCACAGGAGCTCTTTCCGGACGGCAAGATTCCAAAGGTCGCTTCGGGCGTTGATGCGGCCCCGGTGCCCGACGCGCCGATCGACGATCCCGAGCGCCTGGA